The Terracoccus luteus genome includes a region encoding these proteins:
- a CDS encoding tetratricopeptide repeat protein, with amino-acid sequence MTGHEVDRGVKNQLRTLSKENAEGVAQHLVMVAELLDVDAQAALAHAETAVRRAGRVPAAREALGLVAYRLGDWARALGEFRTVRRLSGSNHLLPLMVDCERALGRHDKALELAQSPETSTLAIDDRVELAIVVSGIRRDLGQSDAAVAGLADLSRRISPNRPSAARLYYAYADAKLAVRDVEGAREWFSRAADADHELTTDAAERLDELDGVEVTDLLGDDDELMTDGDLSAADEDDADEDGELDDDDLDDEDLDDADDDDQDDDGDLEEDADDEDDEDDEDDEDDAEDDELDEGDPQTALTEPDRVDGSDSRSDLAPTFLDGRPQTADGDDADDTRSDDEREVDGRRD; translated from the coding sequence GTGACCGGCCACGAGGTCGACCGCGGCGTGAAGAACCAGCTGCGGACCCTCTCGAAGGAGAACGCCGAGGGCGTCGCCCAGCACCTCGTCATGGTTGCCGAGCTGCTCGACGTCGACGCACAGGCCGCCCTTGCTCACGCCGAGACGGCCGTGCGTCGCGCCGGCCGCGTCCCGGCCGCCCGCGAGGCGCTCGGTCTCGTGGCCTACCGGCTCGGTGACTGGGCCCGGGCGCTCGGGGAGTTCCGCACCGTCCGTCGGCTGTCTGGCAGCAACCACCTGCTGCCCCTCATGGTCGACTGCGAGCGGGCCCTCGGCCGGCACGACAAGGCCCTCGAGCTGGCCCAGTCCCCGGAGACGAGCACGCTCGCCATCGACGACCGCGTCGAGCTGGCCATCGTCGTGTCCGGCATCCGTCGTGACCTCGGTCAGTCGGACGCCGCCGTGGCCGGCCTGGCGGATCTCTCGCGCCGCATCAGCCCCAACCGGCCGTCGGCCGCCCGCCTCTACTACGCGTACGCGGACGCCAAGCTCGCTGTCCGAGACGTGGAGGGGGCGCGGGAGTGGTTCTCCCGTGCGGCCGACGCCGACCACGAGCTGACCACGGACGCCGCTGAGCGGCTGGACGAGCTCGACGGGGTCGAGGTGACCGACCTTCTCGGTGACGACGACGAGCTCATGACCGATGGCGACCTGAGTGCTGCCGACGAGGACGACGCCGACGAGGATGGCGAGCTCGACGACGACGACCTCGACGACGAGGACCTTGACGACGCGGATGACGACGACCAGGACGACGACGGTGACCTCGAGGAGGACGCCGACGACGAGGACGACGAGGACGACGAGGACGACGAGGACGACGCGGAGGACGACGAGCTCGACGAGGGTGACCCTCAGACGGCCCTGACCGAACCGGACCGGGTGGACGGCTCGGACTCCCGGTCGGACCTCGCCCCCACCTTCCTCGACGGCCGGCCGCAGACCGCTGACGGCGATGAC